Part of the Aurantiacibacter aquimixticola genome, ATGGACGGCCTGCTGCCCGAACTGGACGAGAACGCGCTGGTCTATCGTCCTCTGGAAGGCGAGGCGGACGATCTGGTCTATCTCGGCCTGAAGGACGGTGCGCCGATCTTCGCCGCGCTGACCGAAAAGGGCGACACCCGCCCCGCTTACGAGCAACGCCCGACCCGCGCGCTGATTATGCGGCTGGGCGCACGCGATCTGGCGATTTACGCCGGTGCTCGCAGCCTGGTGGATTGGCACGCGCGCCATCGCTTCTGCGCCAATTGCGGCCAACCCACCACGCTCGCGAAGGGCGGCTGGCAGCGCAATTGCGATGGATCGACGGGCTGCGGCGCTTCGCATTTTCCGCGCACCGATCCGGTCGCGATCATGCTTGTGGAGCATAACGGCCATCTGTTGCTCGGCCGCGGCGCTGGTTTTCCGGAAGGGGCCTATTCGGCGCTGGCCGGATTTATCGAGCCGGGCGAGAATATCGAGGAAGCCGTCGCGCGTGAAACGCTGGAAGAAGCGGGCGTGCGTGTGCAGGACGTGACCTATATCGCCAGCCAGCCCTGGCCTT contains:
- the nudC gene encoding NAD(+) diphosphatase; amino-acid sequence: MNAAAPVPALTGHGMDRDDHTRADPQRLKAMRKRADAKLLAMDGLLPELDENALVYRPLEGEADDLVYLGLKDGAPIFAALTEKGDTRPAYEQRPTRALIMRLGARDLAIYAGARSLVDWHARHRFCANCGQPTTLAKGGWQRNCDGSTGCGASHFPRTDPVAIMLVEHNGHLLLGRGAGFPEGAYSALAGFIEPGENIEEAVARETLEEAGVRVQDVTYIASQPWPFPSNLMIGCHAFALDRDIVLDKTELEDARWFSQSEVEEAMARGRGSTSFFAPPPEAIAHTLLAWWLDIKG